A section of the Deinococcus aquaedulcis genome encodes:
- a CDS encoding S-layer homology domain-containing protein: MKKSLLVLTAALSFGVAAAQTTAPASAPQVPALTDVPAGHWAKDAIDRLVSTGIILGYPDGTFRGTQNLTRYEAAVIIARLLDQMRQGQVQPGSIDPETLTALQNAIQELAADLAALGVRVSDLEENMVSRDDFARLEERVEMIAAANGDAEALAGITAQIEELSARADEYDTLRADVDDNASSIAALNDLTVLLNQDILNLQDRVSAVEAAQADLVARADFDNLAGRVGVVETRVNSIDNRVTQLERFAFSIQPTLSATYYVARATRDMDFDRLIPGTVFSTGTDGNATTLDTAVDYADLTGGRVLVGNGTVVPPVTTPATPLNLNDVTQQNTAAANFYGFSTAGGPVRVEGSTTISFGITFGTATGRLDTTKSAVSGAFVPGPGGLNVNKVDVSFGVRAGLPTADSRYPDVVQDGTTYRPLFFYFNNATASFTVGNAPITVTFGKSLKFKFADYIGDNDAVGRGDGYIVNVDGSTLPVIGAFKPTITGVYGSRGGANGDSLYYRGVRATITPVGTLKAGIHVLQEGRGDDYTGAADTAGRALATGSAATTTAAAVPGVTNTVVNDVTAFGADLHGTVGGWQLDSEYATSRVYGTTYTASATAGAAPTVTTGTTVQNAFYAKAAGDLGPVKFYTINYRTVSPGYNATAGIMEADPTGTNSTAPYGAGRTGFGVKAKATFGAVSVGGYLDNSVAYGRSPLDTAREPSAIVDRGIAAKVSLLNLVTVRGGYYEYLSPSGGATRYAVRGDVTPGLGFSVGAFFRNVGNTSGQRINDDGGLFAKSTSYNSNEFGLATNELDTGTCGTATSTICYSEFGVEAKHDGKAADALVKNLDLTLGYKARYRSATNGYTNNVVYGSAAYNAKLGVANINVGAGFETSTYADSERNAAGSTLSNQTSFNGTVDIKTDTLNTVFRPSFEAYAKFYNRSYDFGTNGTTGVTTAPDFTASDVTYRVGVRLNEFLLPNTKLAVYYAGYQGTNRAYRPYVGALNSDGSAAAGTAGATIDQYNLNRTVTQNLVYVEGNYYDLSFGYGVSNLRLREANGAAVAGAADARGQVFKISYKVTF, from the coding sequence ATGAAGAAAAGCCTGCTCGTTCTCACCGCTGCGCTGTCCTTCGGCGTTGCCGCCGCGCAGACCACTGCGCCCGCGAGCGCGCCCCAGGTGCCCGCACTGACCGACGTGCCCGCCGGTCACTGGGCCAAGGACGCCATCGACCGTCTGGTCAGCACCGGAATCATCCTGGGCTACCCCGACGGCACCTTCCGTGGCACGCAGAACCTGACCCGCTACGAAGCGGCCGTCATTATCGCCCGCCTGCTGGACCAGATGCGCCAGGGCCAAGTGCAGCCCGGCAGCATCGACCCCGAGACCCTGACGGCGCTGCAGAACGCCATTCAGGAACTCGCCGCCGATCTGGCCGCCCTGGGCGTGCGCGTCAGCGACCTGGAAGAGAACATGGTCAGCCGCGACGACTTCGCCCGCCTGGAAGAGCGCGTCGAGATGATCGCTGCTGCCAACGGCGATGCCGAAGCCCTGGCTGGCATCACCGCCCAGATTGAAGAGCTGAGCGCCCGCGCCGACGAGTACGACACCCTGCGTGCCGACGTCGACGACAACGCCAGCTCCATCGCCGCCCTGAACGACCTGACCGTGCTGCTGAACCAGGACATCCTGAACCTGCAGGACCGCGTCAGCGCCGTGGAAGCTGCCCAGGCCGATCTGGTGGCCCGCGCCGACTTCGACAACCTCGCTGGCCGCGTGGGCGTCGTGGAAACCCGCGTCAACAGCATCGACAACCGCGTGACCCAGCTGGAGCGCTTCGCCTTCAGCATCCAGCCCACGCTCAGCGCCACGTACTACGTGGCCCGCGCCACGCGCGACATGGACTTCGACCGTCTGATCCCTGGCACTGTGTTCTCCACGGGCACGGACGGCAATGCCACCACGCTGGACACAGCTGTGGACTACGCCGACCTCACGGGCGGCCGCGTTCTGGTGGGTAACGGTACTGTTGTGCCTCCCGTGACGACGCCGGCAACCCCCTTGAATCTGAATGACGTGACCCAGCAGAACACCGCTGCGGCTAACTTCTACGGCTTCTCCACGGCTGGCGGCCCTGTGCGTGTAGAGGGCAGCACCACCATTAGCTTCGGCATTACCTTCGGGACTGCTACTGGTCGTCTCGACACCACCAAGAGCGCCGTGAGCGGTGCCTTCGTTCCTGGGCCTGGCGGCCTGAACGTCAACAAGGTAGATGTCAGCTTCGGCGTTCGTGCGGGTCTGCCTACGGCTGATAGCCGCTACCCGGATGTCGTGCAGGACGGCACCACCTACCGCCCCCTGTTCTTCTACTTCAACAACGCAACTGCGAGCTTCACCGTGGGCAACGCGCCCATCACTGTGACGTTCGGCAAGAGCCTGAAGTTCAAGTTCGCGGACTACATCGGTGACAACGACGCCGTGGGCCGTGGCGACGGCTACATCGTGAACGTGGATGGCAGCACCCTGCCCGTCATCGGGGCCTTCAAGCCCACCATTACGGGTGTGTATGGCAGCCGTGGCGGCGCCAACGGCGACAGCCTGTACTACCGTGGCGTGCGGGCCACCATTACTCCCGTTGGCACGCTGAAGGCTGGCATTCATGTGCTGCAGGAAGGCCGTGGCGATGATTACACGGGCGCTGCAGACACGGCAGGTCGTGCTCTTGCTACGGGTTCTGCCGCCACCACAACGGCAGCTGCAGTGCCTGGTGTCACCAACACTGTTGTCAATGATGTCACCGCGTTCGGTGCAGATCTGCACGGAACGGTCGGTGGCTGGCAGCTGGACAGCGAATACGCGACCAGCCGCGTCTACGGAACCACCTACACCGCGAGCGCTACGGCGGGCGCTGCTCCCACTGTGACGACTGGCACGACGGTTCAGAACGCCTTCTATGCCAAGGCAGCTGGCGATCTGGGCCCCGTGAAGTTCTACACCATCAACTACCGTACCGTGAGCCCGGGTTACAACGCCACGGCGGGCATCATGGAAGCCGATCCCACCGGCACCAACAGCACGGCTCCTTACGGCGCAGGGCGCACTGGCTTCGGTGTGAAGGCCAAGGCCACCTTCGGCGCGGTGTCTGTGGGCGGTTACTTGGACAACAGCGTTGCCTACGGGCGTAGCCCCCTCGATACGGCCCGTGAACCCAGCGCGATCGTTGACCGTGGCATCGCCGCCAAGGTCAGCCTGCTCAACCTGGTGACCGTACGTGGTGGCTACTACGAGTACCTGTCCCCCTCGGGTGGCGCCACCCGTTACGCTGTGCGTGGCGACGTAACCCCAGGTCTTGGTTTCAGCGTTGGTGCTTTTTTCCGCAACGTCGGCAACACCAGTGGTCAGCGCATCAATGACGACGGTGGCCTGTTTGCTAAGAGCACGTCTTACAACAGCAACGAGTTTGGTCTTGCCACCAACGAGCTGGACACGGGCACCTGCGGCACGGCGACGAGCACCATCTGCTACAGCGAGTTCGGCGTAGAAGCCAAGCACGACGGCAAGGCCGCTGACGCGCTGGTCAAGAACCTTGACCTGACCCTGGGTTACAAGGCCCGTTACCGCAGCGCGACCAACGGCTACACCAACAACGTGGTGTACGGCAGCGCCGCTTACAACGCCAAGCTTGGCGTGGCGAACATCAACGTGGGCGCGGGTTTTGAAACCAGCACCTACGCGGACAGCGAGCGCAACGCTGCTGGCTCGACGCTGTCGAACCAGACCAGCTTTAACGGCACGGTCGATATCAAGACCGATACGCTGAACACCGTGTTCCGCCCCAGCTTCGAGGCGTACGCGAAGTTCTACAACCGCAGCTACGACTTCGGTACGAACGGCACTACGGGCGTGACCACGGCGCCTGACTTCACGGCCAGCGACGTGACCTACCGCGTGGGCGTGCGCCTGAACGAGTTCCTGCTGCCCAACACCAAGCTGGCTGTGTACTACGCGGGCTACCAGGGCACCAACCGGGCTTACCGTCCGTACGTGGGTGCGCTGAACAGCGACGGCAGTGCTGCGGCTGGTACGGCTGGTGCGACCATTGACCAGTACAACCTCAACCGTACGGTCACCCAGAACCTGGTCTACGTGGAAGGCAACTACTACGATCTGTCCTTCGGCTACGGCGTGAGCAACCTGCGCCTGCGTGAAGCGAACGGCGCAGCAGTGGCCGGCGCGGCAGACGCGCGTGGTCAGGTCTTCAAGATCAGCTACAAGGTCACCTTCTAA
- the tgt gene encoding tRNA guanosine(34) transglycosylase Tgt, whose translation MFEFTIQAREGRARVAQFHTPRGTVTTPMFMPVGTQGTVKGISPQELLDIGSQMILGNTYHLMLRPGEEMVAAHGGLPGFTAYPGPFLTDSGGFQVMSLGHMRKITEEGVTFKSHLDGSSVQLTPERSIAVQEALGADVIMAFDECPPYPAERDYIQRSLERTERWLARCLQAKTKPEQALFAIVQGGVHHDLRQQSLELTLPHNTPGFALGGLAVGEPKEEMYPAVAYTAERLPDHKPRYLMGVGHPEDLVAGIALGVDMFDCVYPTRTGRFGYALTDDGRLNLNASAPRRQLVPLDPECDCYACQNHTRAYLAHLVKAEEMLGPRMLSLHNLRYLHRLVERARSAIETGTFGSWATTWAERYFKGKVPAWFAEALATGGQLPERPAQV comes from the coding sequence ATGTTTGAGTTCACCATTCAGGCCCGCGAGGGCCGGGCACGCGTGGCGCAGTTTCACACACCGCGCGGCACAGTCACGACCCCCATGTTTATGCCCGTTGGGACGCAGGGCACGGTCAAGGGGATCAGCCCTCAAGAGCTCCTCGACATCGGTTCGCAGATGATCCTCGGTAACACCTATCACCTGATGCTCCGCCCGGGTGAAGAGATGGTAGCTGCCCACGGGGGGTTGCCGGGCTTCACCGCCTATCCCGGTCCCTTCCTGACTGACTCTGGCGGCTTCCAGGTCATGAGCCTGGGCCACATGCGTAAGATCACTGAAGAGGGCGTGACCTTCAAAAGCCATCTGGACGGCAGCTCGGTGCAACTCACGCCAGAGCGCAGTATCGCCGTGCAGGAAGCCCTGGGTGCCGATGTCATCATGGCCTTTGACGAGTGCCCCCCTTACCCGGCAGAACGCGATTACATTCAGCGCAGCCTGGAACGCACCGAGCGCTGGCTGGCGCGGTGCCTGCAGGCCAAGACCAAGCCCGAGCAGGCCCTCTTTGCCATTGTGCAGGGGGGGGTACACCACGATCTACGCCAGCAGAGCCTGGAACTAACGCTGCCTCACAACACGCCCGGCTTTGCGCTGGGTGGCCTGGCGGTGGGCGAGCCCAAAGAAGAGATGTACCCGGCGGTCGCCTACACGGCTGAGCGCCTCCCAGACCACAAGCCCCGCTACCTGATGGGCGTGGGCCACCCCGAGGATCTGGTGGCTGGCATTGCCCTTGGGGTGGATATGTTTGACTGCGTGTATCCCACACGCACGGGCCGCTTTGGCTACGCCTTGACTGATGATGGCCGTCTGAACCTGAATGCCAGTGCGCCGCGTCGGCAGCTGGTCCCGCTGGACCCCGAGTGCGACTGCTACGCCTGCCAGAACCACACCCGTGCCTACCTCGCCCATCTGGTTAAGGCCGAGGAGATGCTGGGGCCCCGCATGCTCTCGCTGCACAACCTGCGTTACCTCCACCGTCTGGTCGAGCGGGCGCGGAGTGCCATTGAGACCGGCACATTTGGCAGCTGGGCCACGACCTGGGCCGAGCGCTACTTCAAGGGGAAAGTGCCTGCCTGGTTTGCCGAGGCCCTGGCGACAGGCGGCCAACTGCCTGAACGTCCGGCACAAGTCTAA
- a CDS encoding helix-turn-helix domain-containing protein, translated as MKLHERLRELRSERGLRLKDVAETAGISVPYLSDLERGRTNPSLETLQTLAGAYAITVHDLLEGVEFYGASTEGALPKGLADLVADPTLGPQITPDWVRTLSRIELRGKRPRDKQDWYEIYLHLKRILN; from the coding sequence ATGAAACTGCACGAACGACTCCGCGAACTGCGCAGCGAACGCGGGCTGCGGCTCAAGGACGTCGCCGAGACGGCCGGTATCAGCGTTCCGTATCTCAGCGATCTGGAGCGCGGCCGCACCAACCCCAGCCTGGAGACCCTTCAGACCCTGGCAGGGGCGTACGCCATCACGGTGCACGACCTGCTCGAAGGCGTCGAGTTCTACGGCGCGTCCACCGAAGGCGCCCTGCCCAAGGGCCTCGCTGATCTGGTCGCAGACCCCACCCTGGGACCACAGATCACGCCCGACTGGGTCCGCACGCTGTCCCGCATTGAACTGCGTGGCAAGCGCCCGCGCGACAAGCAGGACTGGTACGAGATCTACCTGCACCTGAAACGCATCCTGAACTGA
- a CDS encoding bifunctional folylpolyglutamate synthase/dihydrofolate synthase — protein sequence MASHTTWPQELDWLFAQQRFGIHPGLRRVQALLGRLGEPQTAFQTVLVGGTNGKGSVASALAAMLGAGGLRAGLFTSPHLTRFTERFVVAGQELPEAQVAAALARVRPAAEAEGASFFEIVTALGVLLFAEAGVQVAVMEVGLGGRLDATNALEPALSVITTVGLDHTAILGDTPQAIAAEKAGILRPGRPAVTGVSADLLPLLRATGADLWALDAEAQAQVTAQGWAGSQMRLHSPAGEVTFQTPLLGDHGARNAALAALAAQRLGLSPQAIAHGAATTRWPGRLEVVPWQGRRVLLDGAHNPDGARAVVQAVQALGMNHLPLVFGASEDKDLAGVAAALAPLASHVILTRAALSPRAADPAGLAALFPGVPHTVTSSPAAALQALAALNADPALVCGSLYLLGEVRPLLLGEVGEARERWQ from the coding sequence ATGGCGTCTCACACGACATGGCCTCAGGAACTCGACTGGCTGTTCGCCCAGCAGCGCTTTGGCATTCACCCGGGCCTGAGGCGGGTGCAGGCCCTGCTGGGCCGACTGGGTGAGCCGCAGACGGCCTTTCAGACGGTGCTGGTCGGTGGGACCAACGGCAAGGGCTCGGTGGCTTCGGCTCTGGCGGCCATGCTGGGGGCGGGGGGCCTTCGCGCCGGGCTCTTTACCAGCCCGCATCTCACGCGCTTTACGGAGCGCTTTGTGGTGGCGGGTCAGGAACTCCCCGAAGCGCAGGTGGCCGCTGCGCTGGCCCGCGTGCGCCCCGCGGCCGAGGCCGAAGGCGCCAGTTTCTTCGAGATCGTGACTGCCCTGGGCGTTCTGTTGTTCGCCGAAGCTGGCGTGCAAGTGGCGGTGATGGAGGTGGGTCTGGGGGGGCGACTGGACGCCACCAACGCCCTGGAGCCGGCCCTCAGCGTGATTACCACCGTGGGGCTGGACCATACGGCCATCCTGGGTGACACCCCTCAGGCCATTGCTGCCGAGAAGGCGGGCATCCTGCGGCCTGGGCGCCCGGCCGTGACGGGCGTGAGCGCCGACCTGTTGCCCCTGCTGCGCGCCACGGGGGCAGACCTGTGGGCCCTGGACGCCGAAGCCCAGGCTCAGGTGACCGCGCAGGGGTGGGCGGGCTCCCAGATGCGGCTGCACAGCCCGGCCGGCGAGGTCACGTTCCAGACCCCGCTGCTGGGCGACCACGGCGCCCGCAATGCGGCGCTGGCCGCCCTGGCTGCCCAGCGTCTGGGTCTAAGCCCCCAGGCCATCGCGCATGGGGCGGCCACTACCCGCTGGCCCGGACGGCTGGAGGTGGTGCCCTGGCAGGGGCGGCGGGTACTGCTGGACGGGGCCCACAACCCAGACGGCGCCCGCGCCGTGGTGCAGGCGGTGCAGGCACTGGGCATGAATCACCTCCCCCTGGTCTTCGGCGCCTCGGAGGACAAGGATCTGGCGGGCGTGGCGGCGGCGCTAGCGCCCCTGGCCAGTCACGTCATCCTCACGCGGGCCGCGCTAAGCCCCCGGGCGGCGGACCCCGCTGGTCTGGCGGCGCTATTTCCTGGGGTGCCCCACACGGTCACCTCTTCACCGGCGGCCGCCCTGCAGGCCCTGGCCGCCCTGAACGCCGACCCCGCACTGGTCTGCGGCAGTCTCTATCTCCTGGGCGAGGTGCGGCCCCTGCTGCTGGGCGAGGTGGGCGAAGCGCGCGAACGCTGGCAATAG
- a CDS encoding bactofilin family protein, translating to MGVETHNSAGEPDWLLLLHREADGELTPDEAARLAALLDQPDVVRQRAQLQQVAALVAGRPQLPRSVATEVAQDIALQAYLKVAVPVPPVSVAAQVAAEVRLAGQLSRPALPHSVAAHVAQDITLGATLDGTRPRLPHSVAAAVAAEVALGQQVQGTVPPPVPSVAAPVAAEVAWQARLAQPAPPVPRKSVAAQVAARVAQETAPLPVAPPVSPPLPVAAVLIGRRRNPAPLFLVVSLLAALMALAISSAWPNLAAGALVFQTLLAQVSPVAGAGLALLLLTSLLVTWRPGPAAQRLGGAAFALSAVLTLPALYEVTTRGTVTFGQDVVVSGPVNGNVIAVGGSVQLQDSAQVKGEVVALLGDVRRAPGAEVQGRVNALMGRAPGDTAALQTPVPSGLSAMTASAFRPVLGWLGAAAWPQVFVTLTAGALLLLFVSGLAPLLARRQRHAPMRTLALGVLALAALLGPAGGLALVGLLGPALIAAALAALLIAVGLSVSAYDAGRTLAYRARLPLPDMVGAMMGLSAVAASLSLPPLAFAVALIGGTWGAGTLLLTRTDPAPASVPATAA from the coding sequence ATGGGCGTGGAGACTCACAATTCTGCGGGCGAGCCGGACTGGCTGCTGCTGCTGCACCGCGAAGCCGACGGTGAGTTGACCCCGGACGAGGCGGCCCGGCTGGCGGCGCTGCTGGACCAGCCGGACGTGGTTCGGCAACGCGCCCAGCTGCAACAGGTCGCCGCGTTGGTGGCCGGGCGCCCCCAGCTGCCCCGCAGCGTGGCCACAGAGGTCGCGCAGGACATTGCCCTGCAGGCCTACCTGAAAGTTGCCGTTCCCGTGCCCCCCGTATCGGTGGCGGCGCAGGTGGCAGCGGAGGTCCGGCTGGCGGGGCAATTGAGCCGTCCGGCCCTGCCCCACAGCGTGGCCGCGCACGTGGCCCAGGACATTACCCTGGGGGCCACGTTGGACGGCACCCGTCCCCGGCTCCCGCACAGTGTGGCGGCCGCTGTCGCCGCTGAGGTGGCGCTGGGGCAGCAGGTGCAGGGAACTGTGCCGCCGCCCGTGCCCAGCGTGGCAGCCCCCGTTGCGGCCGAGGTGGCCTGGCAGGCCAGATTGGCCCAACCGGCCCCGCCGGTGCCCAGAAAGAGTGTGGCGGCCCAGGTGGCCGCGCGGGTGGCCCAGGAAACGGCGCCGCTCCCGGTCGCGCCCCCCGTGTCCCCTCCTCTTCCCGTGGCAGCGGTGCTGATAGGCAGGCGGCGCAACCCGGCGCCCCTCTTTCTGGTGGTGTCGCTGCTCGCGGCCCTGATGGCGCTGGCGATCTCCAGTGCGTGGCCCAATCTGGCGGCGGGCGCGCTGGTGTTCCAGACCCTGTTGGCCCAGGTCTCGCCCGTGGCGGGTGCCGGGCTGGCCCTGCTGCTCCTGACCAGCCTGCTGGTGACGTGGCGCCCTGGACCGGCCGCGCAGCGTCTGGGCGGCGCTGCCTTTGCCCTGAGCGCGGTGCTCACCCTGCCTGCCCTGTACGAGGTCACCACGCGGGGCACCGTCACCTTTGGGCAGGATGTGGTCGTCAGCGGCCCGGTGAACGGCAACGTGATCGCGGTGGGCGGCAGCGTGCAGCTGCAGGACTCGGCGCAGGTGAAGGGCGAGGTGGTGGCCCTGCTGGGCGACGTGCGCCGCGCCCCCGGGGCCGAGGTTCAGGGCCGCGTGAACGCCCTGATGGGCCGCGCCCCCGGCGACACGGCCGCGCTGCAGACCCCGGTGCCGTCCGGCCTGAGCGCCATGACGGCCTCGGCCTTTCGCCCGGTGCTGGGCTGGCTGGGCGCCGCTGCGTGGCCGCAGGTGTTCGTGACCCTGACGGCAGGCGCGCTGCTGCTGCTCTTTGTGTCGGGGCTGGCGCCGTTGCTGGCCCGGCGCCAGCGCCACGCCCCCATGCGCACCCTGGCCCTGGGCGTGCTGGCCCTGGCCGCGCTGCTGGGCCCGGCTGGCGGACTGGCCCTGGTGGGCCTGCTGGGCCCGGCCCTCATTGCCGCTGCCCTGGCCGCGCTGCTGATCGCTGTGGGCCTGAGCGTCAGCGCCTATGACGCTGGGCGCACGCTGGCCTACCGGGCGCGCCTGCCCCTGCCCGATATGGTGGGCGCCATGATGGGCCTGAGCGCCGTGGCCGCCAGCCTGAGCCTGCCGCCCCTGGCGTTTGCGGTGGCCCTGATCGGCGGCACCTGGGGCGCCGGCACACTGCTGCTCACCCGCACCGATCCGGCGCCAGCCAGCGTGCCAGCCACAGCCGCCTGA
- a CDS encoding carboxypeptidase M32 encodes MTMNDLMRRLGQVSDLEAAARLLSWEQEVSMPPEAAPGRGQQLATLAALGHDLFTAPATGELLQAAQPEGETQAAVVRVAQRDYDKATKLPTAFVEEQTRAQNEAHHAWLDARAKSDFALFAPHLERMIELARRQADLMGFEDHPYDALLDDYEPGMRAAQVRTIFADLRARTLPLLTRLRQAGDAADYSVLTRSFPAEAQKAFAWQVAGEAFGLRSDFARQDESAHPFQSNFSRSDIRITTRIEPYWPACCFGTWHEAGHAMYERGVSARWARTPVSSGASLGVHESQSRMFENLLGRSLPFWQRYFPALQTAAPEVTAGLDPEALYRAVNRVQPSLIRVEADEVTYNFHIMLRFELELALLDGTLAVRDLPEAWNARMQADLGLTPPDDARGVLQDIHWSAGLIGYFPTYTLGNLLSVQLLDAARRTPEVAAGVDRAEYGPLLAWLVEHVHQHGRSLTPNELILQATGQPLSADAYVAYLHRKYEAIYGLKETAGA; translated from the coding sequence ATGACCATGAATGATCTGATGCGCCGTCTGGGGCAGGTCAGTGATCTGGAAGCCGCTGCCCGCCTGCTGTCCTGGGAGCAAGAGGTTTCTATGCCGCCCGAAGCCGCGCCCGGCCGGGGGCAGCAACTCGCCACCCTGGCCGCCCTGGGCCACGACCTCTTCACCGCTCCTGCCACTGGCGAGCTGCTGCAGGCCGCGCAGCCGGAAGGGGAGACCCAGGCGGCCGTGGTGCGCGTGGCCCAGCGGGACTACGACAAGGCGACCAAACTGCCCACCGCTTTCGTCGAGGAGCAGACCCGTGCCCAGAACGAGGCCCACCACGCGTGGCTGGACGCGCGCGCCAAGAGTGACTTTGCTCTGTTTGCCCCCCACCTGGAGCGCATGATCGAGCTCGCCCGGCGCCAGGCTGACCTGATGGGTTTTGAGGATCACCCCTACGACGCCCTGCTCGACGACTACGAGCCCGGCATGCGCGCCGCGCAGGTGCGCACCATCTTTGCCGATCTGCGCGCCCGCACCCTGCCCCTGCTGACCCGGCTGCGGCAGGCAGGTGACGCGGCCGACTACAGCGTCCTCACCCGCTCCTTTCCGGCCGAGGCACAGAAGGCCTTTGCGTGGCAGGTCGCTGGCGAGGCCTTTGGGCTGCGGAGTGACTTTGCCCGCCAGGACGAAAGCGCCCACCCCTTTCAGTCGAATTTCAGCCGCAGCGACATCCGCATTACCACCCGGATTGAGCCGTACTGGCCCGCCTGCTGCTTTGGCACGTGGCACGAGGCAGGGCACGCCATGTACGAGCGGGGGGTCTCGGCGCGCTGGGCGCGCACGCCCGTGTCCTCGGGCGCCAGCCTAGGTGTACACGAAAGCCAGTCGCGCATGTTCGAGAACCTGCTGGGGCGTAGCCTGCCGTTCTGGCAGCGTTACTTCCCGGCCCTGCAGACCGCAGCCCCCGAGGTCACGGCGGGTCTGGACCCGGAAGCCCTTTACCGCGCCGTCAACCGCGTGCAGCCCAGCCTGATCCGGGTGGAAGCCGACGAGGTGACCTATAACTTCCACATCATGCTGCGCTTTGAACTGGAACTGGCGCTGCTGGACGGCACGCTGGCGGTGCGCGACCTGCCCGAAGCCTGGAACGCCCGCATGCAGGCCGACCTGGGCCTGACGCCGCCAGACGACGCGCGGGGCGTGCTGCAGGACATCCACTGGTCCGCCGGGCTGATCGGCTACTTCCCCACCTACACGCTGGGCAACCTGCTGAGCGTGCAGCTGCTGGACGCTGCGCGCCGTACCCCCGAGGTGGCTGCTGGCGTAGACCGCGCCGAATATGGCCCCCTGCTGGCCTGGCTGGTCGAGCATGTGCACCAGCACGGCCGCAGCCTCACACCAAACGAACTGATCTTGCAGGCCACCGGGCAGCCCCTGAGCGCCGACGCCTACGTGGCCTACCTGCACCGCAAGTACGAAGCCATTTACGGCCTGAAGGAGACCGCTGGCGCTTAA
- a CDS encoding manganese-dependent inorganic pyrophosphatase, with protein MLAVFGHQNPDTDAITAALVYARLLSRQGVEAQAYRLGELNFETAFVLREAGIAAPPLLETLPAGSPVALVDHNESAQSLPNLHDLTVTRVVDHHKLGDLTTTQPAYLRFEPVGSTGTLLLKLFREAGLSVEPLDARLMLSAVLSDTLHFRSPTTTAEDRDAVAFLASVAGIGDVEAYALAMFAAKSDLGDTPAETLLRMDYKVFPFGEATAPQQWGLGVIETTNPGYVFGRQSELLEAMDRLKAEDSLNGVLLSVVDILNETNRTLVLSATEEKVLREAFGVEAHGHVADLGARISRKKQIVPALETYFSPQG; from the coding sequence ATGCTTGCTGTGTTCGGCCACCAGAACCCCGATACCGATGCCATTACTGCCGCGCTGGTTTACGCGCGCCTCTTGAGCCGTCAGGGCGTGGAGGCCCAGGCCTACCGTCTGGGAGAACTCAATTTTGAAACCGCGTTTGTGCTCCGTGAGGCAGGCATAGCGGCGCCGCCCCTGCTGGAGACCTTGCCTGCCGGCAGCCCGGTGGCTCTGGTGGACCACAACGAAAGCGCGCAGTCGCTGCCCAACCTGCACGACCTCACCGTGACCCGCGTGGTGGACCACCACAAGCTGGGCGACCTGACCACCACCCAGCCCGCCTACCTGCGCTTCGAGCCGGTGGGCTCGACTGGCACCCTGCTGCTCAAGCTGTTCCGGGAGGCGGGCCTGAGCGTGGAGCCGCTGGACGCCCGGCTGATGCTCAGCGCCGTCCTCAGTGACACCCTGCACTTCCGCAGCCCCACCACCACAGCCGAGGACCGTGACGCCGTGGCGTTCCTGGCCTCGGTGGCCGGCATCGGTGATGTGGAGGCCTACGCGCTGGCCATGTTCGCGGCCAAGAGCGATCTGGGCGACACCCCGGCCGAAACGCTGCTGCGTATGGATTACAAGGTGTTTCCGTTTGGTGAAGCCACTGCCCCGCAGCAGTGGGGGCTGGGCGTGATCGAAACCACGAACCCAGGCTACGTCTTCGGGCGTCAGAGCGAATTGCTGGAGGCGATGGACCGGTTGAAGGCCGAGGACAGCCTGAATGGCGTGCTGCTGAGCGTGGTGGACATTCTCAACGAGACCAACCGCACCCTGGTCCTCAGCGCCACCGAGGAGAAGGTGCTGCGGGAGGCCTTTGGGGTGGAGGCCCACGGCCACGTGGCCGATCTGGGCGCGCGCATCAGCCGTAAAAAGCAGATCGTGCCGGCACTGGAAACGTACTTTAGCCCCCAGGGCTAA